Within the Anomalospiza imberbis isolate Cuckoo-Finch-1a 21T00152 chromosome 37, ASM3175350v1, whole genome shotgun sequence genome, the region GAGGGAttggggagggactgggagggggatGGAGAAtgctgggagggcactgggagagagGATGGAAGTCTGGGAGTGGACTGAGAAGGACTGGGAATGGAATGGGAATGAACGGATAGGGAGTGGGAAGGAAGTGCctggcactgggagagacttcagcggcactgggaggaactgggaatgaagtgctgggcactgggaggccGAGTCCAGCGCGAGGCACTCGGCGCTGTGAGGctgcctggcaactgatgaGTCATCAGAGAcacgcgctctgattggctgagggGCTTCAGCCCTATGCAACGTCGAGATGGACACgcgggaggcactgggagagactgggagagatAGGGAGAGCTCCGGGGTGGGCAAGAGGCCACGGGGATGAGCACAGGAAGGGCTGACATGTCTGGGGCGATTCCCAGGGAGGTTTTGAAGGGCTCCAGGGtcattgccagggcagggcccgAGGGGACAAACTCTGCCCCAAACTCACCTCTGCGCTCCACGAGGAACGAGGTGGACAACTCGTAGTTGTGCCGGCAGTGCCTGTCCACTGCAGCCCGTCTGTGCTCCATCCATTCCGGATTACTGTTCCAGTACCTGGCAACCTTCTCCCCATACAGGGTGTCCCCTACAAAGTGCCCAACGTCGCTGTCGAAGTGCACGTACTGCTCCCGGTTGTAGATGAACCTCTTCACGAACCTCACCCGCTGGGTGCCGTTAATGAAGTGACACTCGGACTTAACCATCTCCTGGAACACTCCTGAGTGTGCAGGACACAGCTCCGGGGGTGCCCCGacagcagcccccagcaccccacagcAAACCAAAAGCTCAAAGGCCCACCCCAGACCCCCACTCTGTACCCCTTGTGCACCACGTGCCACCCCTCGTAGGCTCTTTCTTCCCGCAGCCCCTCTTCCCCTTTTCCACCCTTCTCCatatttttctccccctttcccatAACTCTTCAGTCACCAGCACCACCCCCCACATCAATTTGagggtcccacctcccccttgTCCCTCCACGCCCCACCGTTCCCACCCTCCCAACACTTCCCTTCCCGCCCCTCCTGCTCACCCGAGAGCTCTGCATCCGCATCTGAGGAGGCTCCCAGCACCAACAGTGCCAccagcagggccccagctgCCGCCACTCGCCCCATGGCCAGCGCCGGGCAGGGTCTGACACCTCCGCCCTCTCCAAATTCCCCTCGCGGTAGAGGCTGGGGGCGAGGCCGGGGCGCGGGTGGAGTCCAGGTGaggagcgctgggcgctgcgggacTGCCTGGCAACTGGGGCGTCATCAGCcccgcgcgctctgattggctcAATATTGTTTGTACCTCTCTGATTGGCTGAGGAGAGGCCCGGGAGGTGGAAGAAGAATCGGGAGCGATCCCGCCCCGAGAACAAGCACAGGCGCAAcagacccagcctgggcacagggagtgaATTTAAtaccaaccaaacacagcagcacaatgagaaggggaagaaatctctccaacaccttccccccacccaacggGGATCACCAGGCCCACggatcaccagggctctgcccaacggggggcactggggatcatccagcccagatcctcccatgggggatggagctggagcagcgcacaaAGGTCTTCCcacactcgggacactcgtagggcctctctcAAGTGTGGATGCACTGGCAGGTGACGAGCTTGGAGCTCCAGCTgttcttcccacactccccacactaGCAGGGCCATGCGCCGGTGTGGATCTTGTGGTCCTTAATGCGGTGGGAATTCTAGCTGAAGCTCTGCCCACATTTCAAGAACTTGTAGGGCTGTTCCCTGAGGTGGATCATATGATGGGTGACCAGGTCAGACTTCTAtgtgaagctcttcccacattccaagcaccAGCAGGGATGTTCCTTAGTTTGGATCTCCTGGAGCCagatcaggtgggagctctggctggagctcaTTCTACATTCCAAGCACCCGTAGGCTGTCTCAGTTTGAGAGACGATTTAAAAGAGGACACTCTGGAGTGAGTGTTGTCCCCTCTGCAGGGTTCCAATAATCCCTTTCCACCAACAAAAAATGAATGTTAATAGATGAAAGTGTAAAAACTCCAACAGTTTTGAATTCCCACAAGGCAAGaataataacttttaaaaagtaagtaacTGCTAGATATTAAATTGTTAGACCTtacccccccacacacaccctGGGACAAAAGACCCAAAATGCCAGAGAAATCCCCGCTCACGACACGGGGTACAGGTGGCACCGGCTTCTCCCCGAGGGGAAAAACCAGCCAGGGGCTGTCCCGAAGGAGATGAAAGCCCGGGGCTCTCCCGGCGTTGAACTCCTCCCCAGCTGGGCTCCGCGGGCACGGTCCCGGCAGGTGAAGCAGCGCGGCTGAAGCCTCGGGCTGTTTTCTCtcccggctcggcccggctcgcAGCGGCTTTGGGCTGCAGCGGCGCCACTCCGCTCCTGCCCGCGCGGGGCCCCCGGGCTCCGACAAAGCAGCTGCTCGGTTCGCCTCCAGGCACTCCGAGGCTCCCGCTGCAGCCTCTCAGAgacaaggaaagggaaagaatcCTTTGTTTGCCTGGTGTTATAAACGGGACCACACTCCCGGTACTAAAAGTTATTTCAGCATTCattataataaaaagaaaggcctTAAGCAATGGGGCCCAAGGGCTGAGCAGGAGCCTTCCCGTCGAGGAGGCTGCAGTCCCGGCGCTGGCTCTTCTTGACCAGCGATGTCCCCGACATTCCAGGGAGAGCGACACAGGTTCAGTGGGTCAGATgccccttttttgttttttgtccctttggattggtttctttttggatccttcatttgcatgaaggtttaAGGCGCTTGATTGGCCCATGACAGTTCTGTCCAAGCTGGTTCATTTCTCTTGGGGGGTGGCGCACTTTACTTAGGTGCATTATGGTAGGTAGAGCACCATATTTCTTATAACTACCCTTTTAACCCCTTGTACCATAACCAAACTAACAGTACATGCTTAACAATTATCAACTATTTTACAACCGTTTCTAACCTATTTTTAACACCTGGCCCTAAAAAGCTTTTCAGCCAAACAGAAAACCACGGTGCACAGAGAAAGCCGAGGGAAACCCGATCAGCTAGACGCCAGTGCAGTTGTTGGGGGTtgggttttaaaattttctttccttgttacttgtggatttttttcccattgagTTTCTAAGAAGCACTAATGGCTGTGTGCTTAAGTTAGTGGGGAGGAGTAACTCCTCTAgttttttcctagttttttcGTGGGGGCTGGGCGGGACAGGACAAAGATACAACAAGAataaaggcaggaaaaaagacGAGGACTGTGCAGTTGGGGACATTCTATCTGCTGGGCTTCGGAGAAGGACAGTCAGACCTGCTGCTTGGTGAATGGAATTCACTGCCACtgttaaaaacaggcgaatTGGAGCCGAGATAATTTAAAAGGCTTGGGCctatttattaaaaacaaagacaactgaagacgaggccccaggataagcccaggacctTTTTCCGGTGCCCGATTGGTCCAATTTGCAGTGCATTCCTGACCAGTCATTCTGGGATGCTTCGATTTCACTGGCTGGCTCATTGTCCAAATACAGTCCAGGCTGCTGTCAGCAGGCCATGAGGTAACCTTCTGGAAAGTTCTTACCACCCCCCTCTAGTGGGCACACACTCATACTACAGTACATTT harbors:
- the LOC137464144 gene encoding LOW QUALITY PROTEIN: class II histocompatibility antigen, B-L beta chain-like (The sequence of the model RefSeq protein was modified relative to this genomic sequence to represent the inferred CDS: deleted 1 base in 1 codon); this translates as MTPQLPGSPAAPSAPHLDSTAPRPRPQPLPRGEFGEGGGVRPCPALAMGRVAAAGALLVALLVLGASSDADAELSGVFQEMVKSECHFINGTQRVRFVKRFIYNREQYVHFDSDVGHFVGDTLYGEKVARYWNSNPEWMEHRRAAVDRHCRHNYELSTSFLVERRVPPIVSISLVPSSSQSNPDSLLCSVMDFYPAHIQVRWFQGQQELSVVATDIFPSGDWTYQLLVLLETAPQRGFTYTCQVEHISLEHPLSRHWEMPPDTAHSKMLTGIGGFVLGFVFLALGLGFYLCKKSF